In Sulfuricella sp., the sequence CTTGCCCGTCAGATGCAGGCGTGGCTGCGGCAATTCGCTGGCACGTATGGGCAGGCGGGAAGGAAGGGTGTCGCGATTGACTTCGCCCTGCATGAAGCGCTTGACGATGCGGTCTTCCAGCGAGTGGAAGCTGATCACCACCAATCGTCCGTGAGGCGCGAGCAGATTCATGCACTGAGGGAGCACTAGCGATAATTCCTCAAGTTCCTGATTGAGGAAAATCCGTATAGCCTGAAAGGTGCGCGTCGCCGGATCCTGGCCTGGCTCGCGCCGGGGAACCGCCGTTGCCACGACCTGGGCAAGTTGTCGTGTAGTAGCGAGAAGCCCTCCCGCTCGCGCCGCAACAACCGCTCTTGCAATCTGTTTAGCAAACCGTTCTTCACCATAGCTTTTGATGACCTCCCTCAGTTCATCTTCCGGCACCTGCGCCAGCCATTCCGCCGCGGTTTGCCCCTTGCTCGTATCCATGCGCATGTCCAGCGGACCGTCGAAACGGAAACTGAAGCCGCGCTCCCCTTCGTCCAGCTGGGGTGATGAAACCCCCAGGTCCAGCAGGATGCCATCCACCTTTTTTATGCCCAGCGGCAGCAATGCCTGCTCCATGCCGGCGAAGCTGCTGTGGCAGATATGAAAACGCGGGTCCGTGATGGCCCGCGCCGTTTCCACTGCCGCCGGATCGCGATCCAGCGCGATCAGCCGGCCATCCTTGCCCAGTCTTTCCAGGATCAGGCGGCTATGCCCGCCGCGACCGAAGGTGCCGTCTATATAGATTCCGCCTGGCTGGATGTGCAACGCATCGACCGCCTCCTCAAGCAGTACGGTGATGTGCCGCCTGATTTCAGGAACGCGCAGCGATTCTGCGTCTCCCTCGCCCGCTCGCGGGAGAGGGCCGGGGGAGAGGGGCTTGCTCACAGCGAAAAACCTTCCAGTTCCGGCGGCATGCCGCCGTCGCGGAAGACCAGCGCATCAGCGAGCTGCTGGTTCCAGCTGGCATCGTCCCACAATTCGAATTTGTTGCCCTGGCCCACCAGCACCACGCTCTTTTCCAGATTGGCGAATTGGCGCAAAGGGGGCGGCACCAGGATGCGTCCTGCGCTATCCAGCTCGACATCGCTGGCATTGCCGACCAGGAGGCGCTGCAGGCTACGGGTTTGGGGATTGAAACTGGACAGGCTGTTGAGCTTCTTCTCGATCGGCTCCCAGTCGGAAAGGGGGTAGATCAGCAGACACTTGCTGGGATCGGCGGTAATGATGAGGCGCCCGGCGCAATAGGACAGGAGAAAATCGCGGTGCCTGGACGGCACTGCCAATCTTCCCTTGCTGTCCAGATTTAATGTTGCAACACCGCGAAACATGGCACCCCTTTGCGCTGTAGTTTTAGCCAGGTTCTCCCACAAAAACCCACCGTCCACCACTTTTGCCCACTATAGATAAAAAAACAGGCATGGTCAAGGGGGAAAACAGGTTTTTCTCTTACGCGACAAAGGCTTAGGAGAAAAATATAAACTAAAATTTATATGCTTTAGAAATAAGGGGATACGTAAAGTAGTGAAAGTCGATTGTTAGGTTGGCGAGTGGGTCGTGCCTGGGGTGGGAGGCCGGCGCTTGTCTTTGCCTGGTGGCTGCGTTATGGTCCGATTTGTCTTTGTTTCGGGCGCCAATCCATGAACCGCTACCTCAAATACGGCCTCGCGGCAGCCGCCGGCGTGGCGTTTCTTTTTGCGCTGCTACTGGCGGCGGTGGCGCTGTTCGTCAACCCCAATGACTACAAGCCGCAGATCATCCAGCTGGTGAAAGACAAGAAGCAGCGCACCCTGACGCTGGCTGGCGACATCAAACTGGCCTTTTTCCCCAGGCTGGGCTTTGATCTGGGGCGCGCATCCATCAGCGAATTTCAAGCGGACAAGGAGTTTGCGGCTATCGAGAGCGCCCGCCTGTATCTGTCCTGGTGGCCCTTGCTGAAGAAGGAACTGGTGGTGGAGCAGGTTCGGGTGGAGGGGGTGCGTGCCAGTCTGGTGCGTTTCAGGGACGGCACGACCAATTTTGACGATCTGCTGAAGAAGGAAGAGGAAGACAAGCAGCTCAAGTTCGATATAGATAGTGTGAAAATCGGCAACAGTGCACTGACCTTCAGGGACGAAATGGGCGGGCGGCAGTTTGCGCTGAGCCAGATCGAGCTGAAGACAGGCCGTCTGGCGAATGCGAGGCCGACCCGGGCGGAGCTCGGTTTTATCCTGCGGGGGGATAATCCACACATCAAGGCAGACGTAAAGATGCAGACGGAACTGAATTTCGACACCGATGCCAGGCGGTTTTCGCTACGCGGCCTGAATCTGGAAATGACGGGCGAGGCCGCCGGCCTGAGCGGTCTTGCTGCAGGGGTCAAGGGTGATCTGGCTTTTGATCAGGCCATGGGCGTAATGCGGGCGGAAAATCTGGCCGTGGCCGTGGCTGGCAAAAAAGGGGCGGACGATATCGATGTCAGGCTGTTGGTACCGAAGGTCGAATGGGCTGCTGACAGGATGGCAACGGATAAAATCGATCTGGTGGCCAAGGTCAAGCAAGTCCGGGGAGAAATGGGGCTGGTGGTGAATTTGCCCGCGCTGACCGGTGACAGCAAGTCATTCAGGGCGGACATGCTGAACATCGACCTGAGCATATTTCAGGAGGGTGGCGAGTACAAGGGCAAACTGTCCTCGCCGGTCAGCGGTGATTTCAAGAGCAAGCGTTTTGCCCTTTCCGATATCAAGGCCAATTTGGCGGCAAATGGCGGGAAGATGCCCGGGGGCGGCATGAAGCTGGATATTAGCGGCTCCGCCGAAGTGGACGCCGGGCATCAGGATGTGGCGTTGAAGCTGGTTTCCAGGCTTGACGAGAGCACCATCAAGGCGAATCTCGGCGCGAGCCCTTTTACGAACCCGCATTTTCGCATCGATGTGGACGTGGACCGGCTCGATGCGGATCGTTATTTGCCGCCCAAACCGAAAGAAAGTGAGCCCCAGTCAGAGAAGCCGCTGGATTTCTCCGCGCTGAAAACGCTCAATGCCAGCGGCAGCGTGAAAATCGGCAGCCTCAAGCTGTATAACGTCAAGGCCAGCAACATCCGGCTGGAGTTCCGGGCGGGTGATGGCAGGCTGGTAGTGAGCCCGCTGGCCGCCAGCCTCTACCAGGGAACGGCCAGCGGAAGCATGTCGCTGAATGCGGCGGGGCCTGCCGTGGCGGTGAGGCAGAATATTGCCGGCGTCAGCATCGGGCCCTTGCTGAAAGACGCGCTCGACAAGGATGTGCTTGAAGGCCGGGGCAACGTGAACATCGATGTCGCCGCCAATGGCAATGCCGTGAGCGCCATGAAAAAATCCATGCAGGGCAAGGCGGCGCTGAATCTGCGCGACGGCGCGGTGAAGGGGATCAATATCGCTGCGGCCCTGCGCGAGGCCAAATCCCGGTTGGGGACGATGAAGGGAGAAAAGGTCCAGGCCGCCAGCGCGCAGGAACAAACCGATTTTTCGGAACTGACCGCCAGCTTCAGCATTCAGCGCGGTGTCGCGCATAATGAAGATCTCGCGGCCAAATCGCCCTTGCTGCGCCTGGCCGGCAATGGCGACATCGATTTCGGCGCCGAAAGGTTGAATTACCTCGCCAGGGCCACGGTGGTGGGAACCCTGGAAGGGCAGGGCGGGCGCGAACTGGCGGCGCTCAAGGGAGTGACGGTGCCGGTGCGGGTCAGCGGGCCGTTCAAGGCGCCGCAGTTCGCCATGGACTTCAACGCAATGGTGGGCGAGGCGGCCAAACAGGAGATCAAAAGCCGTGCGGAAGACAAGCTGAAGGAAGGCCTGAAAGGCCTGTTCCGCTAAGTGGCCGCCGCTTTTGCCCAGCGCCTGATCCTCTGGCACAAGCAGCATGGCCGCCACGGCCTGCCGTGGCAGGGCAACCGAGACCCCTATGCAGTATGGCTCTCTGAAATCATGCTGCAGCAAACCCAGGTATCCAGCGTCATTCCCTATTACCAGCGCTTTCTGGGCTGCTTTCCGGATATCGCCACTCTTGCCGCTGCCGAAGAGGACGAGGTGCTGGCCCGCTGGAGCGGCTTGGGCTACTACTCGCGGGCGCGCAATCTGCACCGGGCGGCGCAGATCATGGCAGAAAAACACTTTGGCGAATTCCCGCGCGAGTTCGGGCAGATTCTGGCCTTGCCGGGCATTGGCCGTTCAACCGCGGCGGCCATCAGTGCTTTTGCATTCGGTGAACGCAGGGCGATTCTGGACGGCAACGTGAAGCGGGTGCTGGCGCGTTATCTGGTGGTGGCGGGCCATTCGGGCGAGAAAAAGGTGGAAGCCTTGCTCTGGCGCCATGCCGAAGCGCTGCTTCCCGAGACTGGAATCGAAATCTATACCCAGGCCTTGATGGATCTTGGCGCGACCGTCTGCACGCGCAGCAAGCCGGATTGCGCAAGCTGCCCGGTCAGCGGGGATTGTGCCGCCAGTCAGCAGGGGCGCCAGGTGGAATTCCCCCAGCCGCGGCCGCGCAAGGCGTTGCCCGAGAGAGCGGCCACCATGCTGATTTTCATGCATCGGGGCGAGGTTTTCCTGGAGAAGCGTCCGCCAGCCGGGATCTGGGGCGGGTTATGGAGTTTCCCGGAAAGCGATGAGGCGGAAGATGCGCGGCAACCTGCCGGCATGCGCTTCGGCTTCGAGACTGACAGCCCCGAGGCCAGGCCAGCCATGCAACACGTTTTCACCCATTTCCGCCTGCATATCCATCCCCTGCTTCTCAATGTCAGGCGAATCCAGCCCCGTGCGCGTCAGCAGGCGGGGATGTGGCTGACCATCGAGGATGCCATGGCCGCAGCCATCCCAACACCAGTTCGCAAGCTGCTTGCAAGTCTTGATTTGGCTTGAACGGCTTTTTCCAGGTTCAGATGTGAACATGTGCTGATTGCGGGAAGCGATAAAGCTGGTGTTCGGTGAGCGCGGCATCGAGCGGCATGTCCCATGGGTCGCGCGGGACATGCGCCACTTTCTGGCATTCGTAACCAATTCCGACCAGACAGGGTTTGTGCCAGATCTTTCGCCGCCCGAGAAATGCCAGGCTGGTGTCGTAGAAGCCGCCGCCCATCCCCAGCCGGAATCCACCTTCGTCGAACCCCACCAGCGGCATGAATAACAGATCCAGCTGGCTGGCGCGGACCGGCCGGGGCGACCAGTGTTCGTGGATGCCGAAGCGGTTGAGATACCAGCTGGGGCGGGCCGTGAGACGTGTGAAATAAAGATGCTTCTGGAATCGGCGCGGCACCACGGGTAAATAGCAGGATTTTCCCAAACGCAATGCCTGGTTGAGCAGGGGCAGCATATCCATCTCGCCTTCGAAGGGCAGATAGAAGCCGATGCGGTCATAACGCATCAGCAGGCGCTCACGCGTGGCTACCCGTAACAGGCTATTAGCCGCCACCCGTTGCTGGTGCGGCGAAAGCTGGCTGCGCAGTTGGCGCAAATGGCGCCGCAGTTGGGGTTTATTCAAGGTATGCGAAGGAAAAACGACAACAGGTTAGGGGGTAAGAGTCCCCCGCGCATGCCGTCAGGCTATCATCTTGAACCTGGGGTCCAAGAGGGTCGCGGCCAGAACGCATCAGGCACATCCGCAGGGGATGCGCACAACAGCATTCTTAATAGCTACAACCAAACTTTATATATTGGTTCAAAGAATATCTAGCCTGGACGAACACCGCAGGGGACAACTCGGAAAGCTGGTTGCGAAGGGTTTTTTTATTCGCAGCCTGCTAAAAAAGTTCATCCTGCTCCGTCATTGCCTGCTCGATCTGAGCCTGCATGGAGTTCATTCTACTCTTGAACTCTCCGATGTCAAAAGAACCGGCGATGTGGGTGTTGAGCAGTTCGTGGGTGATGTTCAGGGCGGCCATGATGGCGATGCGTTCCACCCCGATAACTTTGCCGCTATCGCGAATTTCGCGCATTTTCCGGTCGAGATAGTCCACTGACTGGAGCAGCGCTTCCTGTTCGTCCTCGGGGCAGGCAACGCGGAATTCGCGTCCCATGATGGCAACGTCCAGGCCCTTTATTTCGCTCATTCGGCGGACTCCGGAATTTGTTCCATCAGCGCCTCAAGACGGGTTTGCGCACCCAGGATCTTGTCGCCCAGGAGCTTTCCCCGGTTCTGGGCGGTGGCCAGTTGCTGGCGCAACTGAATGTTTTCGGAACGCAGCTGCTGGCACATTCGTGCGATCTGCGCGACTTTTTCTTCGAGGGATTTCAGTTCCGCTTGCATGCGCACACTATAATTTGAAAAATCCAGCTAGGTCAACTGCTAACGCCACGTTTTAAAAGTGTTTTAACAGATTTTTTCCGGTATTCAGGAAAAAATCTGATCCAGCAGGCGCCAATCCAGATGCGCTTCCACTGCGTCGGCCATGCGCTCGATCCCCGCTTCCCGCAGGGCTTCGTAATCCTGTATGGAAGGCATCGCCAGCCCCGCCCAGCGGAGCAGCGCAGCGCATGCTTCCTGCCGGTCGAACAGGCCGTGCACATAGGTTCCGAGGATCTGGCCGTCCGCCGAGATCGCGCCGTCATTTCCGTCTTCAAGCCTCGCCGCGGGCCGGGTGAGGGCGGGCCCCGCGCTTACCCCGGCATGGATTTCATAGCCGCTCACGGCTGCATCGGCAAGCGCCAGCTTCCCGCTTACTCGCCGCAAGCGCTTCTCCTCTTTCAGCTCGGTCGCCATGTCCAGCAGACCCAGGCCGGCGCTTTCGCCCGCGCCGGATTCCAGCCCCAGCGGGTCATGGATGCGCCGCCCCAGCATCTGGAAGCCGCCGCAGATGCCGATGAGCTTGCCTCCATAGCGCAAATGCCGCTGGATCACATTTTCCCAGCCATGTTCTCGCAGCCATTCGAGGTCGCCGCGTACGTTCTTGCTGCCCGGCAGGATGATCAGGTCGGCCCGGGGAACCGGCTCTCCGCCCATGACGAAGCGCAGATCCACATCAGGATGCAGGCGCAATGGATCGAAATCGGTGTGGTTGCTGATCCGCGGCAGCAAGGGCACGATCACCCGCAGGGGCTCGGCTGTATCGGCCCCGAATGAGAGCTTGCCGAGCCCGTCCTCGGCTTCCAGGTGCAGGCCGTGCAAATAGGGGAGCACGCCCAGAACCGGCTTGCCGGTGCGCCGCTCCAGCCACTCCAGGCCGGGCTGGAGCAGGCCGATGTCGCCACGGAAGCGGTTGATGACGAAGCCTTTCACGCGCGCCTGCTCGGCAGGGGAAAGCAGTTCCAGCGTGCCTGTCAGATGGGCAAACACCCCGCCGCGGTCGATGTCGGCGATCAGCAGCACCGGGCAGTCCGCCGCTTCGGCAAAGCCCATGTTGGCGATGTCGTACTCGCGCAGGTTGATCTCCGCCGGGCTGCCCGCCCCTTCGACAACAACGCGGTCATAGTTCGCCCTGAGGCGCTCGAAAGACGCCAGCACGCTTCCCAGCAACTGCGGCTTGAAGCGGTGATAGGTGTCGGCATCCATGTTGCCGATGGCCTGTCCATGCACGATCACCTGGGCGCCGATATCGGTATTGGGCTTGAGCAGCACCGGGTTCATGTCGGTATGGGGCGGGAGATGGCAGGCCTGCGCCTGCACCGCCTGCGCCCGGCCGATCTCGCCGCCGTCCTGGGTCACCGCGCTGTTCAGCGCCATGTTCTGCGGCTTGAACGGGGCGGGGCGCATGCCGCGGCGGTAGAGCACGCGGCAGATGCCCGTCACCAGCGCGCTTTTGCCCGCATCGGAAGTGCATCCCTGGATCATCAGGGCTTTTGCGTTCATGGCACTCCCAGAGCCAGAGAAACGAGTATGGCCGCCTCGCTCAGTTCTACCGTGGCCCCCAGCGTGTCGCCGGTCATGCCGCCCAGGCGCCGCATCATCATCCAGCGCAGTAGCGGCCAGGCGGCAAGTGCTGTTGCCAGTGCAATCCAGCCGGGTTTTTCGGTAAAAAGAATCGCGCTTGCTACAAGCAGTAGTGCCAGTACCGCCGCCGTCCGCGGCAGATGGGTAGCCAGCGCGGAGCCCATGCCGCCAGGCCGGACATAAGGCGTGGTCAGAAGCAGCGCAAGCAGCGCCGACCGGCCCAGCACAGGGGCAAGAACCAGTGCTGGCCATGCCTCCGTCCTCAGCAAAGCCGCCAGCGCGGCGAATTTCAGCAGCAGCACAAGCATGACCGTGGAGACGGCTGCCGGACCACTGCGCGGGTCCTTCATGATGGCCAGGGTGCGCTCCCGGTCGCCGTGGCCACCCACCCAGGCATCCGCGCTGTCGGCCAGTCCGTCGAGGTGCAGCCCGCCGGTGAGCAGCGCCCAGGCCGCAGTCAGCAGCGCGGCCTGGAGCAGGGGGTCGGCATGGCCGAGCAGGCGCTGCAGGCCCGCCAGCAGCAGACCGATCAGGAGACCGATCAGCGGGTAGGCGAGCACCGAGCGGCCCCACTCCGCCGGGCCCGGCGCAACCTTCAGGGAAACGGGCAGGCAGGTGAGAAACTGCAGGGCCAGGAGAAATGCTTTCATTCTGAAAATCTCAGTTAACCACGGGGAACACGGGGTAATTCAATGTCTTGCACAGCTTCCCCCGTGTTCCCCGTGGTTCAAATGCTTTTTCAGTTTCATGTCTCAGGGCCGCCGTGGAACAGCAGTTGCGTCAGGGCTGCGGCGCCGCTGCCGAGAATGCGGATGCGGCTGCGCCCGGCATAGGGCACGTCCAGGCAGAACATGTTGTGGATGGGAATTTGCAGCGCCTGGCAGAGGATCACGCGGTTCACGCCGCCGTGCGCCACCACCAGGAGGTGCTTGCCGGCATGGCGCAGCAGCAGGTCGTTCCAGCCCGTCGTGACGCGCGCGGCGAAAGCCGCCAGCCCCTCGCCGCCGGGCGGGGTGAAGCCGGCCGGGTCGCGCCACAGCCGGTCGAGGCAGCCGGGATCGTCTTGTGTCAGTTCCTCCGGCGTGCGGCCTTCCCACGCGCCGAAGCCGATCTCCCCGAGGCGCGCATCGGTTTCCAGCGGGATGCCGGCGCCTGCGGCCAGCTCGGCGGCAAATCCGGCGCAGCGCTGTAGCGGGGAGCTGACTATCGTCTGCCACGGGCTTCCGCCCTGGACGGCGGCGCGCATCTGCGTCCAGCCGGTTGCGCTCAGGGGATCGTCGGTGTGGCCGCGAAAGCGGATTCCGCCCAGCGGTTCGCCATGGCGGAGCAGGTCGACGGTGGTGGTGATCGGCGAGTCGCTCATGCGCCTTCCGACACGCCTGCCGCGCCGAACGTGGCCATCTGCCCATGCAGCGCGGCGGCCAGCCGCAGGATGGGCAAAGCCAGCGCCGCGCCGCTGCCCTCGCCCAGGCGCAGCCCCAGGTTCAGCAGCGGGCGGGCATCCAGCGCCTGCATCAGATGCACATAACCGGGTTCGGCCGAGGCGTGGCCGTAGAACCACCAGTTCGCCGCATCCGGGCGGATTTTTAGCGCCACCAGGGCGGCCGCGCTGGCGATGAAGCCGTCCACCAGCACCGGCAGGCCGGCCTGGGCGCAGGCAATGTAGGCCCCGGCCAGCGCCGCGATTTCGAACCCGCCGACGTGGCGCAGGGCTTCGAGCGGGGAAGTCATGGCGGGGCGGTGCAGCGCCAGCGCTGCGTCGATGATTGTTGCCTTGCGCGCCACGCCGGCTGAATCCAGCCCGGTGCCCGGTCCGGCAATTTCGCTGGCGCAGCGGCCCAGCAGGGCGCAGGCCAGGGCAGTGGCGGCTGTGGTGTTGGCGATACCCATCTCGCCGCCGATGAAAAGCTGCGCGCCCTCTTTCCGTGCCCGCTCTACCGCGTCGCGTCCGGCCTGCAGGGCCGCTGCCAGTTGTGTCCCGTCCATCGCCGGGCTGCGGCGGAAATTGGCGGTGCCGCTGGCCGCCTTTTGCACCACCACGCCGGGCATGGCGGCGCTGTCCGCGACGCTGCCCACGTCCACCACTTCCAGCGCGGCGCCCAGGCTGCGCGCCAGCACGCTGATCGCGGCGCCGCCGTGGGCAAAGTTGAGGATCATCTGCCCGGTCACTTCCTGCGGGAAGGCCGATACGCCTTCCGCGGCGATGCCGTGGTCGGCGGCGAACACCACGATGCGCACCCGCTCCAGGGCGGGTGTTTGCGTGCCCTGCATCCCGGCCAGGCGGATGGCGATGTCTTCCAGATCGCCGAGGGAGCCGGGCGGTTTGGTCAGCTGCGTCTGGCGCACCCGCGCCGCCTCCTGCGCGACAGGGTTCAAGGGCGCGGCCGGTGTTTCCAGCCAGGCGAAACTCATATGGGTTTTCCTTTCAAGACCAGCGGCAGGCCCGCCGCCACCAGCGTGACCCGGTCGCAGAGTTGCGCCAGCTCCTGGTGCAGGCGGCCCGCCTCGTCGCAATAGCGCCGCGTCAGTTCGCCCAGGGGGACGATGCCCATGCCGACTTCATTGCTCACCAGGATGACCCGGCCGGGCAGGGCGGGCAGGATTCCCAGCAGGGCGGCGCGTTCCCTCTGGAAAAGCGCTTCGTCGGCAATCACGTTGTTGAGCCACAGCGTCATGCAATCCACCAGCAGGCAGCGGCCGGGCGCAGCAGAATCCTGAAGCGCGGCAGCCAGCCGCACCGGCTCTTCAATCAGTTCCCACCCGGCGGGGCGGCGCTCCCGGTGATGGGCGATGCGCCCGGCCATTTCCTCGTCTCCCGCAGTCGCCGTGGCGATATAGGTGACGGCGAGGCCGGATTCCAGGGCGATCTTTTCCGCCAGGGCGCTCTTGCCCGAACGGGCGCCGCCGAGAATCAGCTCGCGCATATCAAAACAGGCGCCT encodes:
- the cobU gene encoding bifunctional adenosylcobinamide kinase/adenosylcobinamide-phosphate guanylyltransferase: MDKGACFDMRELILGGARSGKSALAEKIALESGLAVTYIATATAGDEEMAGRIAHHRERRPAGWELIEEPVRLAAALQDSAAPGRCLLVDCMTLWLNNVIADEALFQRERAALLGILPALPGRVILVSNEVGMGIVPLGELTRRYCDEAGRLHQELAQLCDRVTLVAAGLPLVLKGKPI
- the cobC gene encoding alpha-ribazole phosphatase family protein — encoded protein: MSDSPITTTVDLLRHGEPLGGIRFRGHTDDPLSATGWTQMRAAVQGGSPWQTIVSSPLQRCAGFAAELAAGAGIPLETDARLGEIGFGAWEGRTPEELTQDDPGCLDRLWRDPAGFTPPGGEGLAAFAARVTTGWNDLLLRHAGKHLLVVAHGGVNRVILCQALQIPIHNMFCLDVPYAGRSRIRILGSGAAALTQLLFHGGPET
- the rsmH gene encoding 16S rRNA (cytosine(1402)-N(4))-methyltransferase RsmH, with the protein product MRVPEIRRHITVLLEEAVDALHIQPGGIYIDGTFGRGGHSRLILERLGKDGRLIALDRDPAAVETARAITDPRFHICHSSFAGMEQALLPLGIKKVDGILLDLGVSSPQLDEGERGFSFRFDGPLDMRMDTSKGQTAAEWLAQVPEDELREVIKSYGEERFAKQIARAVVAARAGGLLATTRQLAQVVATAVPRREPGQDPATRTFQAIRIFLNQELEELSLVLPQCMNLLAPHGRLVVISFHSLEDRIVKRFMQGEVNRDTLPSRLPIRASELPQPRLHLTGKARRPSAAEVSANPRSRSAVMRVAERSLET
- a CDS encoding cell division protein ZapA, whose protein sequence is MSEIKGLDVAIMGREFRVACPEDEQEALLQSVDYLDRKMREIRDSGKVIGVERIAIMAALNITHELLNTHIAGSFDIGEFKSRMNSMQAQIEQAMTEQDELF
- the cobT gene encoding nicotinate-nucleotide--dimethylbenzimidazole phosphoribosyltransferase, translated to MSFAWLETPAAPLNPVAQEAARVRQTQLTKPPGSLGDLEDIAIRLAGMQGTQTPALERVRIVVFAADHGIAAEGVSAFPQEVTGQMILNFAHGGAAISVLARSLGAALEVVDVGSVADSAAMPGVVVQKAASGTANFRRSPAMDGTQLAAALQAGRDAVERARKEGAQLFIGGEMGIANTTAATALACALLGRCASEIAGPGTGLDSAGVARKATIIDAALALHRPAMTSPLEALRHVGGFEIAALAGAYIACAQAGLPVLVDGFIASAAALVALKIRPDAANWWFYGHASAEPGYVHLMQALDARPLLNLGLRLGEGSGAALALPILRLAAALHGQMATFGAAGVSEGA
- a CDS encoding 5-formyltetrahydrofolate cyclo-ligase; protein product: MNKPQLRRHLRQLRSQLSPHQQRVAANSLLRVATRERLLMRYDRIGFYLPFEGEMDMLPLLNQALRLGKSCYLPVVPRRFQKHLYFTRLTARPSWYLNRFGIHEHWSPRPVRASQLDLLFMPLVGFDEGGFRLGMGGGFYDTSLAFLGRRKIWHKPCLVGIGYECQKVAHVPRDPWDMPLDAALTEHQLYRFPQSAHVHI
- a CDS encoding cobyric acid synthase; the encoded protein is MIQGCTSDAGKSALVTGICRVLYRRGMRPAPFKPQNMALNSAVTQDGGEIGRAQAVQAQACHLPPHTDMNPVLLKPNTDIGAQVIVHGQAIGNMDADTYHRFKPQLLGSVLASFERLRANYDRVVVEGAGSPAEINLREYDIANMGFAEAADCPVLLIADIDRGGVFAHLTGTLELLSPAEQARVKGFVINRFRGDIGLLQPGLEWLERRTGKPVLGVLPYLHGLHLEAEDGLGKLSFGADTAEPLRVIVPLLPRISNHTDFDPLRLHPDVDLRFVMGGEPVPRADLIILPGSKNVRGDLEWLREHGWENVIQRHLRYGGKLIGICGGFQMLGRRIHDPLGLESGAGESAGLGLLDMATELKEEKRLRRVSGKLALADAAVSGYEIHAGVSAGPALTRPAARLEDGNDGAISADGQILGTYVHGLFDRQEACAALLRWAGLAMPSIQDYEALREAGIERMADAVEAHLDWRLLDQIFS
- the mutY gene encoding A/G-specific adenine glycosylase, whose product is MAAAFAQRLILWHKQHGRHGLPWQGNRDPYAVWLSEIMLQQTQVSSVIPYYQRFLGCFPDIATLAAAEEDEVLARWSGLGYYSRARNLHRAAQIMAEKHFGEFPREFGQILALPGIGRSTAAAISAFAFGERRAILDGNVKRVLARYLVVAGHSGEKKVEALLWRHAEALLPETGIEIYTQALMDLGATVCTRSKPDCASCPVSGDCAASQQGRQVEFPQPRPRKALPERAATMLIFMHRGEVFLEKRPPAGIWGGLWSFPESDEAEDARQPAGMRFGFETDSPEARPAMQHVFTHFRLHIHPLLLNVRRIQPRARQQAGMWLTIEDAMAAAIPTPVRKLLASLDLA
- a CDS encoding AsmA family protein — encoded protein: MNRYLKYGLAAAAGVAFLFALLLAAVALFVNPNDYKPQIIQLVKDKKQRTLTLAGDIKLAFFPRLGFDLGRASISEFQADKEFAAIESARLYLSWWPLLKKELVVEQVRVEGVRASLVRFRDGTTNFDDLLKKEEEDKQLKFDIDSVKIGNSALTFRDEMGGRQFALSQIELKTGRLANARPTRAELGFILRGDNPHIKADVKMQTELNFDTDARRFSLRGLNLEMTGEAAGLSGLAAGVKGDLAFDQAMGVMRAENLAVAVAGKKGADDIDVRLLVPKVEWAADRMATDKIDLVAKVKQVRGEMGLVVNLPALTGDSKSFRADMLNIDLSIFQEGGEYKGKLSSPVSGDFKSKRFALSDIKANLAANGGKMPGGGMKLDISGSAEVDAGHQDVALKLVSRLDESTIKANLGASPFTNPHFRIDVDVDRLDADRYLPPKPKESEPQSEKPLDFSALKTLNASGSVKIGSLKLYNVKASNIRLEFRAGDGRLVVSPLAASLYQGTASGSMSLNAAGPAVAVRQNIAGVSIGPLLKDALDKDVLEGRGNVNIDVAANGNAVSAMKKSMQGKAALNLRDGAVKGINIAAALREAKSRLGTMKGEKVQAASAQEQTDFSELTASFSIQRGVAHNEDLAAKSPLLRLAGNGDIDFGAERLNYLARATVVGTLEGQGGRELAALKGVTVPVRVSGPFKAPQFAMDFNAMVGEAAKQEIKSRAEDKLKEGLKGLFR
- the mraZ gene encoding division/cell wall cluster transcriptional repressor MraZ, whose protein sequence is MFRGVATLNLDSKGRLAVPSRHRDFLLSYCAGRLIITADPSKCLLIYPLSDWEPIEKKLNSLSSFNPQTRSLQRLLVGNASDVELDSAGRILVPPPLRQFANLEKSVVLVGQGNKFELWDDASWNQQLADALVFRDGGMPPELEGFSL
- a CDS encoding adenosylcobinamide-GDP ribazoletransferase, with product MKAFLLALQFLTCLPVSLKVAPGPAEWGRSVLAYPLIGLLIGLLLAGLQRLLGHADPLLQAALLTAAWALLTGGLHLDGLADSADAWVGGHGDRERTLAIMKDPRSGPAAVSTVMLVLLLKFAALAALLRTEAWPALVLAPVLGRSALLALLLTTPYVRPGGMGSALATHLPRTAAVLALLLVASAILFTEKPGWIALATALAAWPLLRWMMMRRLGGMTGDTLGATVELSEAAILVSLALGVP